The Methanobrevibacter thaueri genome contains a region encoding:
- the cysE gene encoding serine O-acetyltransferase, whose product MLQNLRDEIKAIKQKDPAARSTLEIFLCYPGFYALLFHRVSHWLWNHSLKLLARMNSNLARFLTGIEIHPGATFGKRVFIDHGMGVVVGETAIVGDDVLLYQGVILGGTSTEKTKRHPTLERGVIVGAGAKVMGNITIGEYSKIGTGAVVLKDVPPESTCVGVPGRIVKCRGVPHKEVDLDHNKLPDPVADAIRTIEQHLKENDERFKILFDKHEICFTEDIRDEQEDLEDLFKK is encoded by the coding sequence ATGTTGCAAAATTTAAGGGATGAAATTAAAGCAATCAAACAGAAAGATCCTGCTGCTCGCTCTACATTAGAGATTTTTTTATGCTACCCAGGATTTTACGCTTTATTATTCCATAGAGTCAGTCATTGGCTATGGAATCATTCTTTAAAACTTTTGGCCCGTATGAATTCCAATTTAGCAAGATTTCTTACAGGAATTGAGATTCACCCCGGAGCAACATTTGGTAAAAGAGTATTTATCGACCATGGAATGGGAGTTGTTGTTGGAGAAACAGCAATTGTTGGCGATGACGTATTGCTCTATCAGGGAGTAATCCTTGGAGGAACCAGTACTGAAAAGACCAAAAGGCACCCGACCCTTGAAAGGGGAGTGATTGTTGGTGCCGGTGCTAAGGTAATGGGTAACATCACAATTGGAGAGTACTCTAAAATAGGTACCGGAGCCGTTGTGTTGAAGGACGTTCCTCCGGAGTCAACCTGTGTAGGCGTTCCTGGACGCATTGTAAAATGTAGGGGCGTTCCTCACAAGGAAGTTGACCTTGACCACAATAAACTTCCAGACCCTGTCGCTGATGCAATCAGAACTATTGAGCAACACCTCAAAGAGAATGATGAGCGTTTCAAAATATTATTCGATAAGCATGAGATTTGCTTTACTGAGGATATTAGGGACGAACAAGAAGATTTAGAGGATTTGTTTAAAAAATAG
- a CDS encoding transcriptional regulator: MKPPCEIVVWYVIPAIRSELAKELLNLGMRQKDVSELMDITQPAVSQYITDKRGSGIKLDDNVRQMIKDFAQELADGRATKAQLIGRTCAICKHVETADVLEQLNIDKSDLGEDCQSCLGSEASNC; encoded by the coding sequence ATGAAACCACCTTGTGAAATCGTAGTATGGTATGTGATACCCGCTATTAGATCAGAATTGGCAAAGGAACTTTTAAATTTAGGAATGAGGCAGAAAGATGTTTCTGAACTGATGGACATTACTCAACCTGCCGTTTCCCAATACATCACTGATAAACGTGGAAGTGGAATCAAGCTTGATGATAATGTTAGACAAATGATAAAGGACTTTGCTCAAGAATTAGCAGATGGAAGAGCTACAAAAGCACAACTGATAGGAAGGACATGTGCTATATGCAAACATGTTGAAACAGCAGATGTTTTAGAACAACTCAACATCGACAAATCCGACCTTGGTGAGGATTGTCAATCTTGTTTAGGTTCTGAAGCCAGTAATTGCTAA